In Nocardia sp. NBC_00403, the DNA window TTTCCCGCCCTGGCCGCAGCGTCGAATTGATCGAGGCCACACTGAGTTCCGAGCATGGGCTGGTGATGAAGGCGAGCGCTTGGCGGCTGCAGCACGCCGAGCCGGAGCTGGAACTGCCGGTCGATGCACTACCTACTGGGGCGCGCCCGGGCCCGGACACCGCACCCGAGGGAACGGAGTTCCCGTCGACGCAGCCGGTCGGGTTCCATACGGCCATCGAATATCGCTTCGTCTCCGGCGGTTTCGTTGAATCCGGCCCTGCCGTGTGCTGGATTCGCCTGCGCTACCCGGTCGTTGCCGGCACCGTCCCCAGCCCGCTGGAACGCACGCTTGCCGCGGCCGACTGCGGCAATGGCGTCAGCTCGGTATTGGATTGGGGCAGTTACTACTTCATCAATACCGATTTCACCGTGACGTTGCATCGCGAACCGGTCGGCGAATGGGTGTGCCTGGATGCGGTGACCTACCCCGAACGCAGCGGCGTCGGCCTGGCCGAATCGCAGCTGTTCGACGAGAAGGGGCCCATCGGCCGCGGCACCCAGACACTGTTCATCGGCCCGCGCTGACACCGGCGCATCGCAGCCGACCCGCGCCTCTCAATTACCCAGGCCCGGTGGTCGGTTTGCGATCAACAGCCGTTGGGCAGTGCTGATTTCGGCGCCCGACCCACGCGGTCCAAAGCAGCCGGCGAGGCACCTCGGAAGATAAACGGGCCGCGTGGATCTGGTGCCAGCCGAACGCACTCTACTGCCGATGTGCGTGCAATCGATGGTCAGTCGGCGTGCCCGAAATGTCGGTGCTCCATGCCACCATCCTCATATGTCACTGAAGTTCTTCAATGGGTTGTCCGGGATGTTGGCGATCGAGCTGACGGAACCGACCGGGAATGTCACGGCGAACCTGTCTAATCAGCGCGCGACAGCAACCGCGGCGATCAGGGGAGTCTCGTTCACGCTGAATGTGTTCGAAAATGGGGACTTTCGTGACTTGGCCGTCGACGAGTTCGACCGCGTTGTCCTGGAATTGCCCATGCTGAACTTGCGTGGGTTCGGTGATCCCGTTGAACACCGAGCGCCCAACGGTGAGTGGTTCACAGTGCGTGACCTTGCCGCCGCCATCGCCGAGACGGAAAGGAGCACTCGCCAGCAGTCGCAGTGGTTCGGCGGTGTCGACGTGCATCACATCTTCTTCGAAGGCATCCACGAGAGGGACGATGGAGTTTGGGAGAGCTACTGGGGGTCGTGAACATCCTGTATTGCACCGCATACCGCGCTGACCCGACCGGCCAGTGAACGAGTTGCGCAGTGGTCAATGATTGAGGGCAGTGCGGCGTTCAGCGAGGTAGGTGTGCCAGTCGCGTTTGGCGATGCGGACCCACCGAACAGCGGTGCCCGGATGCAGGCCGAGCAAATCGGCTAGGACCGCGGCTGGCAGTTCGGTTGCCAGAGTCAACAGGGCGGTGTTTCGGCTGGCGTGGGGTGTGATGCCGTGCTGGTTGAGGCGGGTCCCGAAGGTGCCGCGGAAGCCTGGAAACAACAGCAGCGCGGACTCCTCCAGGGTGGCCGGCAGCACCGCTGGCGGCGCCTGGGTTGTAGCGAGTGTTGCGGCGT includes these proteins:
- a CDS encoding thioesterase family protein, with amino-acid sequence MDAFYLPDPADPNRFHSTELTRGPWSPDSQHAGPPSALLGHVIERCEPREGFRVGRVAVEILGPVPIAPLTASARVIRAEARVSRPGRSVELIEATLSSEHGLVMKASAWRLQHAEPELELPVDALPTGARPGPDTAPEGTEFPSTQPVGFHTAIEYRFVSGGFVESGPAVCWIRLRYPVVAGTVPSPLERTLAAADCGNGVSSVLDWGSYYFINTDFTVTLHREPVGEWVCLDAVTYPERSGVGLAESQLFDEKGPIGRGTQTLFIGPR